The following is a genomic window from Terriglobia bacterium.
ACACTATCTTTGAAAATGGTCTAAAGCCGTGTTCGTTGTGCGGCATTTACGGACGGCCTGAAGGTCGTCCCTTTCAAAGAAGGTGACTTGATCAGAGGTTCCCTAGGGCTTCGAGCGCGGTTCGGAGCCGAGTTGCGAGCGGGTGATTCCGAGCTTCTTCATCTTCGCCTGCAGAGTCGTCCGCTTGAGGCCCAACTTAGCAGCAGCCCCGTTGGCGCCGGAGATCACGCCGCCGGCGCCCCGCAGCGCTCCGAGGATACACTCCCGCTCCGCCGATTCCAGGGTCGCACTTGCAACGGGAGCGACTTCACCGGGTTCCTTCAGTTCATCGACGGGAACGTTCAGCACCGGACCGGGCGAGAGAATGAGGCAACGCTCGATAAAGTTCTCCATCTCTCGAATATTGCCGGGCCAGCGCCAATTGACCAGCGCCGCCATTGCATCCGCTGGAATTTTCTTGATGGCCTTAGCCATGCGGCGCGAGTACTTCTCAACAAAGAAACGAACCAGCAGCGGAATATCGTCTTTCCTCTCCCGCAGCGGCGGAACGAGAATGGGAAAAACGCGGAGGCGGTAGTAGAGATCGCTGCGAAACTGGTTGTCGGTTACCATCTGCCCCAGGTTGCGGTTGGTGGCCGCGATCAGCCGCACATCGACATGAATCGTGGTATTGCTGCCCAGCCTTTCAAACTCACTCTCCTGCAGGACGCGCAGGAGCTTGGGCTGAAGTTCCGGTGAAATGTCGCCGATCTCGTCGAGGAAGATCGTCCCGAGGTGAGCCAACTCCAATCGGCCTACCTTGCGGGCGATGGCGCCGGTAAACGCGCCTTTTTCGTGTCCAAACAATTCACTCTCGAGAAGCCCGGTCGGGATGGCGGCGCAATTGATCTTGACGAAGGCGCGGTCTTGACGCCGGCTGAGCCGGTGGATGGCCCGGGCAACCAACTCCTTTCCGGTTCCAGTTTCACCGAGAATGAGCACCGGAGCGTCGGTGGGGCCGACCGTCTCTACCTGCCTGAGAAGTGCCTTGATTTCCTGGTTCTGCCCGATGATTTCATCGAAGTTGAACTCGGTGCGGATCTCATCCTGCAGGTACAGCTTCTCTTCCGTCAGCCTGTCCTTGAGTTCGGCGATCTCACGGAACGCCAGGGCGTTGTCAAGGGCAATGGCCACCTGGTTGGCAATCTGGCCCAGCAGAGCCGCATCGGTGAGGCTGAACGCGGCTGGGCGAACGGATGCCAGAGTCAGCGCTCCAATCGAACGTTCGCGATTCACCAGCGGCAAACAGCAGGCGGATTTCAATCCCTCTGCGAGCAACAGATGAGTTGGCTCTGCCGGAAAATCTTCCACCTGCAGCAGATTGGTGAACACAGACTTCCCGGTCGCGAACACCCGTTCGGCAAGGGAACCCTTCTTGTTAAAACTCAAATTGGCACGGACCAGTCCCTTGCCGTGCGGAAAATCGACCGCATAGATCGTCAGTTCGTTGGTTCCCAGCGCCGGAAAGACCAGGGACGCATAATCGTGGTGAACGATGTTCCGCAGGCCGGCCGAAATCGCAGAAAAGAGCTCTTCCAGGCCAAGGTTGTTGACCAGCGTGTTGGTGAAATCTAACAGCCGGCGAGTACGATCCCGCTCATCTTGAAGTTGCTTCTCGTATCTGACCACCTCTTGATGATGGAGGGAGTTATCGACCGCAAGGGCGATTTCCGCCGTCGCCTTCTCCAGCAAGCGGACTTCCGCCTCGGCGTACTCCACCTCCTGCACCCGGCAGAAGGCAATCGCCCCCAGCCTGCGGTGCACCGTGGTGAGCGGCAACACGCATAAACGGCGAACGTTGCTCTCGTACATGATCCGCGCCACTTCGGGGAACCGAGGCTCGTTTCGCAAGTCATTCACGAAGAGCGGCTGTTGCGTCTTCCAGGAGAATCCGGCGGCCGATTCGTCCAGCGGAACTTGCAGGTGGACCGGCAGGGCGACGGGAATGCTTGCCTCCACGACGCTGACGCGCATTACGTTGTGCAGCGCGTCGTACAGGCTGACGTACATGACGTCGAATGCAACCAGAGGGCGGAGCCGAGACGCGATTTCGTGCAGCAACTGTTGGAGATCACCATGCAGGCTGATGCACTCAAACACCTCAACCAGAGCTTCCAGGTGGCGCTCATCGGAGTCAGCCGATACGGTGGCACGCGGTTCTGTGGTGGAGACGGCCATGGTGATTCTTGACCCGGCGCAGCCGGGTCCACTCACGACATTACGTCCGGCCCCGGTGCAACGGCTGTGATCTGCCGCAGTCGGAAGTGTGACGCGAGTCGCAGCCATAATGATAGCGTTGGTTCCGCCGTCCGAGGAGCGCCTTCTGCCCTCATTTCGGCACCTGCCAATATTTCGTCGACGGTCGGCGGCGGCTGATTTCGGCTCAGTACGCTCATCATTAACAACCACAAGTAGTTAGCCCCCACCGGAGAGTTGGAAGGCGGCCTGCACATCTCACTGTGCAAAGGTTTTCACACCATCATTTCCGGCAAACAACAACCGTTAGGAGAGTGTGAAATGGGCACAGGGGCCGCTGCAATTCAGGTCAATAAAGGTCAGCTGTCGCGAGAAACCAAGCAGGCGATGATGTCTCAGTTTCTCGGGTTCGGACTAGACGCCTACGACATGGCAATGGTGCTGATTATGGCGCCCATCCTGGTGAAGATCTTCGCCTCGTCGACGGGGAATGCAGCCTGGCAGTACATCACCATCGTGTTTACGTATTCCATTACCATGGCCGCCAGGCCGGTCGGCGCCGCCATCTTCGGGCACTGCGCCGACAAGGTAGGGCGCAAGCGGCTCCTGATCCTGACTATCGGAGGCGTGGGCGTGATGTCGTTTGTAGCGGCCTTTCTGCCCACCTACGCACAACTGGGCGTCTGGGCCTACGTTCTTTTTTGCGTGCTCCGTTTCGTGATGGGATGCTTCTTCGGCGGCGAGTACGCCGTCGGGCACACCTTCGCCATCGAGCATGCTCCTGACGGTCGCCGCGGCGCCATTGGCGGCTTCGTGCAGTCGGGGTTCCCGATGGGATATGTCCTGGCCTCGCTGGTGTTCGCCGCGACGTCTTGGCTCCTGTCTAAACCTGCGATGCTGCAGTACGGGTGGCGGATTGCGTTCGCCACCGGCGTAGTGCCGGTTTTCCTGGCACTTTATCTGCGGCGAAACCTGCATGAGTCTCCGGAATTTCAAAAAGCCAAGCGCAATGGATCCATTGAGAAAGCGCCCTTCCTCAACCTGTTCAAGCCTCCGGCGCTGTGGACTTTCCTTCAGGTCTTCGTCTTTATGACCGGCCTGTTCCTTACCGATTACGCGGTCTATGGTTTCCTCCCCAACGTCCTGACGCTCGGCGGGCGGGGCTTTGACACCACCACCTACAGCCTGATTTACGGCTTCG
Proteins encoded in this region:
- a CDS encoding sigma 54-interacting transcriptional regulator, encoding MAVSTTEPRATVSADSDERHLEALVEVFECISLHGDLQQLLHEIASRLRPLVAFDVMYVSLYDALHNVMRVSVVEASIPVALPVHLQVPLDESAAGFSWKTQQPLFVNDLRNEPRFPEVARIMYESNVRRLCVLPLTTVHRRLGAIAFCRVQEVEYAEAEVRLLEKATAEIALAVDNSLHHQEVVRYEKQLQDERDRTRRLLDFTNTLVNNLGLEELFSAISAGLRNIVHHDYASLVFPALGTNELTIYAVDFPHGKGLVRANLSFNKKGSLAERVFATGKSVFTNLLQVEDFPAEPTHLLLAEGLKSACCLPLVNRERSIGALTLASVRPAAFSLTDAALLGQIANQVAIALDNALAFREIAELKDRLTEEKLYLQDEIRTEFNFDEIIGQNQEIKALLRQVETVGPTDAPVLILGETGTGKELVARAIHRLSRRQDRAFVKINCAAIPTGLLESELFGHEKGAFTGAIARKVGRLELAHLGTIFLDEIGDISPELQPKLLRVLQESEFERLGSNTTIHVDVRLIAATNRNLGQMVTDNQFRSDLYYRLRVFPILVPPLRERKDDIPLLVRFFVEKYSRRMAKAIKKIPADAMAALVNWRWPGNIREMENFIERCLILSPGPVLNVPVDELKEPGEVAPVASATLESAERECILGALRGAGGVISGANGAAAKLGLKRTTLQAKMKKLGITRSQLGSEPRSKP
- a CDS encoding MFS transporter codes for the protein MSQFLGFGLDAYDMAMVLIMAPILVKIFASSTGNAAWQYITIVFTYSITMAARPVGAAIFGHCADKVGRKRLLILTIGGVGVMSFVAAFLPTYAQLGVWAYVLFCVLRFVMGCFFGGEYAVGHTFAIEHAPDGRRGAIGGFVQSGFPMGYVLASLVFAATSWLLSKPAMLQYGWRIAFATGVVPVFLALYLRRNLHESPEFQKAKRNGSIEKAPFLNLFKPPALWTFLQVFVFMTGLFLTDYAVYGFLPNVLTLGGRGFDTTTYSLIYGFALFIAFLGYNLYGWLSDKTGRKILTQWYCAFLILFGIPVYFVLYHAAVRRNLWMAIIGTTMAGLLKLAWGIVPAYLCERFPTGSRASGVGFGYSSGALIGAWFGVYVWWAHKIPFISAIEKQDMWLSPAVVLTAGSVMAFASLLFSPETKHLALDEVGQTEVTRKARKASATHGPIPEQSYADD